From the Chiloscyllium plagiosum isolate BGI_BamShark_2017 chromosome 10, ASM401019v2, whole genome shotgun sequence genome, the window AGGGGAGAACGCAAGCTCTGACACAGTGCAAGAGGGTGTTGTTTGTCTTTGCAGGATGGTTACGGTACAGGGGGAGGCACTTTCTCTCTCAGGTTCAGGGCAGTTTTCAGGAAGAGCAGTATACCCCCTgcagcccctctccctccccccccaccattcCAACTCCCAAAtgtccataagaacataaggcctaggagcaggagtaggccgtctcgTCCCtcgtgtctgctccaccactcaacacaatcagggctgatcttttcgtggactcagctccactcactTGCCCTCTCATCATATCCCTTAGTTCCTTTATTGTtccaaaaaaatctatcttagctttaaaacgctactgaagtagcgtcaactacttccctgggcagggaattccacaaattcacaaccctctgggtgaagaagttccttctcaactcagtcctaaatctgctcccccctaGTCTTGacgttatgccctcttgtcctagtccagctgccagtggaaacatcctctcgacttctatcttatctattccctccataattttatatctttctgtaagatccctcctcattcttctaaattccaatgaatataatccccgtttactcagtctctcctcataaacaaccccctcaactccggaaccaacctagtgaacctcctctgcaccccctccagtgtcagtccatcctttctcaaggaaggagaccaaaactgtacacagtaaccCAGGTGTGCCCTCACctgcaccctgtacagctgcaacataacctccctgcttttaaactcaatccctttaacaatgaaggataaaattccacttgccttcctaattactggtTGTACCTGCAGACAAACCCTCTGTGACCCAATGGCTATCTACGTTTCTCCTCTGAAAACCTGTCTCCGCCACGTTCCCAGACAGTGCCTTCTAGGTCTGAACCACTCAGTGTGTGAATCAGGTCTTCTCTCACGCTCGGAGAATCCTTTAcattgtgaaaacaggccattcggcccaacacgtgCACACCAACTCTTTGaacagcattccatccagactcaacatcccccaccctgtctctgtaatcctgcatttcccatggctcatccaccgaatattacacatccctgcacactatggacaatttagcacggccaatccaccctaatctgcacggctttgaattgtgggaggaaaccagagcaaccggaggatacccacacagatgaggggagaatatgcaaattctacacagacagtcgcctgaggctggaatcgaacccgggtccctggtgctatgaagcagctgtgctaaccattgagccaataTCAGTAAGTGTAGTCCCTCGTCCTTGGAACCGTTctcctgcactctttctaatgTTGCCCAGTCCAcgtgtgacggaatactccccacttgcctgtttGGGTGCAGCTCAAGAAGCCTGacccccatccaggacaaagcagcctgcttgattggcaccacatccacaagcctccacttcctccagcactgacactcagtagaagcagtgtgtactatccattCCCTCTGCCGCTGAGGCAAGATAGCTGCAAGCCACAAACACAGTACATGGCAGACACTTCCAAATCAGTTCTATGGCTTCAAAGTTCAAGAGAAGTCAGTGCTTGGAAACTAGCATGTTCCCTAGTTCCAAATTAAACACAATCCTGATTTTGGAATAACATCACCATTAATAACATCACTgctggtcaaaatcttggaattctctcccaggtACCAACAATACCTTCCCCAGCCTTCTGGAGAATAATCAGGAATGGACAATTACCTTATCTTCTGTATAAACAGCATTTCCCttgctgccatcagttctgaggaagggtcactggacccgaaatcttaactctgctttctctctgcagatgccaccagacttgctgagcttttccggcaatttccgtttttgtttctgatttgcagcatctgcagttctttttagGTTTTTATGGACAATAAAAGTTGGCTTCACCAACAATGACCACATCCTATGAAGGAACGTATATTTACAGAGAGAAGTAGTATTCTTTCATGACTACACTTGACAGCTCAGAGCTAATGCTTAACTTTCCAGTTTGGAATTTCAGCATGTGTCTGGGCTTGTTCAGAGATAAGCTTGCTAATAACAAATCAGAGTTGACAATATATTCCAAAAGATTACATTTTACTCCTGTGTATCAACATTCTAATATAGCTGTCTATCCCTGTGTGTTGTTCCAAAGGAGCGATGCTCCATGGTCTGGTGACAATTCTCTATCTATGTCAGAAAAGCTAACTGGTCTCTGTCTCTTTTCTCACAGACAGTGCCCCAATGAATGTCCACACAGCTCCCAACCAGTCCCTGGTATCGGCTCCTAATCTCAGCGCAGTCAACAGTTCCGATGGCTCACTCGCTTGCCCCGAAGGTAATTTCTGGGAGTGGCTGTACACCTTTCAGCCGATTTACATCATGGTGGTGTGTGTCACTGGCGTTGTGGGGAACAGCTTTGTCCTGATGGTCCTGTGTTTACAGAAAGGACGTTGCACGGTGCCAGAGCTCTACCTGGGGAATCTGGCTGGGGCTGACCTGCTCCTGTTGGCTGGCCTCCCCTTCTGGGCCATTAACATTGCCCTACACTACGATTGGCCCTTTGGAGATTTCCTGTGCCGTTATGTCAACTCGGTGATTTATATGAACTTTTACAGCAGTGTCTACTTCCTGGTGATGGTCAGCATTGACCGCTACCTGGCTCTGGTGAAAGTCCTTCATTACGGCAGAATGCGGACACTCTCATGTGTCAAGATCAACTGCTTCATCATCTGGATGTTCAGCTTGCTGATGAGTAGTCCCATCATCATATTCCGAAGAGTGATCTATGTGGAAGATTTGAACATCTCTGCCTGCTTACTTGATTACCCCAATAAGTATTGGGTTCTGAACGTGGACATTCTGATGGTTGCCATTGGTTTCCTGATCCCTGCGTTTATCCTCAGTTTCTGCACATTTCAGATCCTGAAGGTCCTGAGGAACAACCAAATGCAGCGCTTCAAACAAGTGCACAAGGAAAGCAAGGCAGCCATCTTGGTGCTCGCTGTCCTTTTGGTCTTTGTCATTTGCTGGCTGCCCTTTCAGCTGCTGCGGTTCCTCAGGATCTTTCTGTTTTCAAACATCCTGCAGGGCTGCTCATTAGAAAGAGCGATTAGTAACAGCAATCAGATTGCGAGCTTCCTGGCCTGCACCAACAGCTGCATTAACCCCGTGCTCTATGTCCTTGTGGGAAAGCAGTTCAGGAAGAAAGCACGGGAGGTGTGGGTCCGAGCTAGGAGCAGGTCAATACAGACTTTGAATGACTCCGTCACAAGCCGCACCACAACAGTAAAGAGTTAACATCTGGATATGAAGCAGAGATAGAGCTGCCTCTCCAACTGTGAGCCTGTCTTCACACATCAGCTGTGGTTGTcatgctttttctctttctgcaACTGATAGGACCGGCTGTTGCAAATTGCATGTCAAGATTCTCAATTATATAAAGGAAGGAATGGGACGTATTACATACCAGTCTGTCCCTGATCACTTTTCCAATAGTTGCTTCAAACCAGGGCATCACCAGGCAGAGATGTGGTGATGTCCAGGGGCTTTGGGAGAGAGGGAAGTAAACTGTGCAAGAGCTGTGTGGCTCCTGGTCAATGATTATCTGCTAGGCTCTGGCTGAGGACAACACCAAGATCAGGTACTGTGCCAGCACGAAgctttagggtggcacggtgactcagtggttagcactgctagctcactgcgtcagggacccgggttccatcCGAGACTCaggcaattgtgtggagtttgcatattctctctctctctctcaaagaacaaagaaaatgctgtGCAAATCCAAGGAAAAGAATTataaggatatgggacaagccctttaggactgagctgaatagaaatgtcttcactcag encodes:
- the LOC122553946 gene encoding B2 bradykinin receptor-like translates to MNVHTAPNQSLVSAPNLSAVNSSDGSLACPEGNFWEWLYTFQPIYIMVVCVTGVVGNSFVLMVLCLQKGRCTVPELYLGNLAGADLLLLAGLPFWAINIALHYDWPFGDFLCRYVNSVIYMNFYSSVYFLVMVSIDRYLALVKVLHYGRMRTLSCVKINCFIIWMFSLLMSSPIIIFRRVIYVEDLNISACLLDYPNKYWVLNVDILMVAIGFLIPAFILSFCTFQILKVLRNNQMQRFKQVHKESKAAILVLAVLLVFVICWLPFQLLRFLRIFLFSNILQGCSLERAISNSNQIASFLACTNSCINPVLYVLVGKQFRKKAREVWVRARSRSIQTLNDSVTSRTTTVKS